A segment of the Acaryochloris marina S15 genome:
ACTGGATTTTTCCCTTGGGTGAGTTCGGGGTGGGGCGAAAGGGGACCATCACACCATCGGCGGCAATGGCCAAAGGTAGAGCAGATAACATCTCTGAAATCGCTTCACAAGGGGCCTGAGTCCCTGATGATTGAGCGTTGAGTTGAGCTTCTAATTCCTGCTGAGCTTTGTTACCCACGGATTGCACCCAGTTCCACAAACTGGATGGACTCACGGATAGACCACTCCACTGACCCAGCATCCAACTGGCCAGTTCATAGGGCATGAACAGACTCAACAAGCAGCCCAGACGCACCAGTTCTTCGCTGCTGTGCTGATAGGGGGCAATCCCAATGGCTTGATCCAGGGGAGTCAACAGACTGCCTGGACATCCTTTGGGACAACGGCCCACCCGTCGCTTTCAAGAGATAGTGCCTACCAGTGTCTGCATCTGACGAGATTCCCATCCCTTCGAATGTAAGCGGGTTCCGCAGGTAGTACATACAGGCCATACAAATACTGCTTTCGCGCGCCTTGAGAGTTCATCCTCCAGAAGACAGCGAGCTAGAAACAAGCCCATTTGCAGAACGATATAAACCATCTGACTCAGGCTGGTTGATACTTTGAGTGCTTCAGTTTGTTCTAGAAATTCGTCATGGGCTAGCACGGTTAGCAATTGCGATGGTAGGGTCATGATAGTTTTTTGGTTCGGGTACAGGATCTATTGTCCTTGACCCGTTTTTCTTTGAGCCATGCATCCCCGATCCTTTGCTTACGCCCATAGCGACTTTTTGATGCTATGTCACGTCTATATCGGTTTTTTTCAAAGGGTTTATAGTCGTAAATCTTTAGAAATATTCTGTATCCCTTTCGGTTCTAAGACCTAAGTTTTTTATCTGGTTAATATAAATATCCTAAATGCTAGGTCAAAAGCTAGGTCTGACTCTGGAATCTTAAAAATACTGAAGATTGTAGAAAAATAAAAAGCTATGTCAATGCTATGTCATGAGGATTTATTTTGAAATGCTAGGTCAAAAGCTAGGTCTTGGTCCAACAAAAACCTATAACTTCTTAAACGGCTGATTGGTAACAGACCATGCAATGAGGGCATCCGAGCAACGCAAGGGATCAGGTTCAGCACAGTAACAGGGGCATTCCAGTTCATCTATCAAGATAAAAAGAGATGGATCGATCAGGTTAATCATAACTACAGGATCGTTTGCATCTGTTGTCCCAGACAAGCAGTTTTCTGTAATCGCTCTTAATGTCTCTAAGTGAAAGTCCTCTCCATGCGATGTATAAAAAGACAAGGCATTCATAGCATTTTCAGGAATTGCAGGAGGCCATTGATCTCGTGATTCTAAAAAGACTAAAAACACTCCAATCTCAGGAGGCAAGAGTTTTTGAAATTTCATAGAAGGAGGATCGCCACAAAATAAATAATGTGACTTGCCAAGCTTCCAGACATCACCTTTGTTAACTTTCCCAGGTTGAGTTTCAGCGATTTTTGGAGTAGCTGTTTTCTTCTTTGTGCGTTTTCGTTTAGGTATTTTTCCCTCTTCCGACTGTGGTCTGTTTCGGATATTTGTTGTGTCCATCTCAAAAGTAGTGCCGCCTCTAATAGCCATTCGGGTATTAGGATCTATCTCATCTAGTCCATCACTATCTATCTGAGAATAGGTAGCAGACAACTCGCGTCTTACCGTTCCAACAAATTTACCGCTTACTCCGCAACGTCTTCCAATCTCTCGGTCACTCCACTTTTTCCATTCACGGTCGCGCACCAGTCTATTAACAGCACGTCTTTTATCTGCGTTCGTTCTTCTTAGGCCAT
Coding sequences within it:
- a CDS encoding ParB N-terminal domain-containing protein; amino-acid sequence: MPSPKPLSESSESSIESIEIAKIRMDGGTQPRSKLYEEVVADYAEDMKQGATFPPVVIYYDGKDYWLADGFHRVRAKEAIDEKEISAEVFPGELRDAVLHSVGANAAHGLRRTNADKRRAVNRLVRDREWKKWSDREIGRRCGVSGKFVGTVRRELSATYSQIDSDGLDEIDPNTRMAIRGGTTFEMDTTNIRNRPQSEEGKIPKRKRTKKKTATPKIAETQPGKVNKGDVWKLGKSHYLFCGDPPSMKFQKLLPPEIGVFLVFLESRDQWPPAIPENAMNALSFYTSHGEDFHLETLRAITENCLSGTTDANDPVVMINLIDPSLFILIDELECPCYCAEPDPLRCSDALIAWSVTNQPFKKL